In one Spirosoma rigui genomic region, the following are encoded:
- a CDS encoding VCBS repeat-containing protein: protein MHQRLLVILCIGLISASCQLGKDPLFSLLPASETGITFSNRIVNNDSTNIIDVEYIYNGGGVALGDFNNDGRTDIFFTGNQVANRLYLNKGDFKFTDITQTAGVGGGGKWCSGVALVDINNDGWLDIYVGATLNKTASQRQNMLFVNQGAKNGQPPVFREMAAEYGIADDSHTTNAAFFDYDNDGDLDLYVLTDKIDAYPNVYHKKITDGSAFNSDRLYQNTFDSRLGHPVFTDVSKVAGIQLEGYGLGLNIADINRDGWKDIYVTNDYLSDDNLFINNRNGTFSDQAAQYFKHTSNTAMGNDITDINNDGLADVIALDMMPRNNQRKKMLLGPNDYQNYLNNEEYHFNYQYVRNTLQLNQGNQPAGSSQSAHPVFSEISQLADVAETDWSWTPMVADFDHDGYRDLLVTNGFPHDVTDRDFMTFRVESGNVASRDYMINQIPVIKISNYAFRNNSGQAGRELTFEDVSEKWGINTPSFSNGAAYGDLDNDGDLDYVVNNINDSAFVYRNNLVERKPKEANYLRVKFAGPDQNRMGLGAIVELSYRSDKPQQQIYEHSPYRGYLSTVEPIAHFGLGAVATINEVRIIWPAHDGKPASQQTLRNVKVNQVLTADIRNAREAVTGPPKQPASLFREVTDSMSIAFQHQEPEFIDFNVQKLLPHKFSQYGPAVSVGDVNGDGLDDLFLGGSRSANGRFMIQTATGTFVEKDLLPGPQSTTIAKAQEDMGTLLFDADGDGDLDLYIASGGVEGDPNTATFQDRLYMNDGKGGFLLTKDALPQNMVSKSCVKAVDIDRDGDLDLFVGGRVEPTKYPKPVSSFILRNDSKPGVIRFTDVTKSVAPDLQAIGLVCDALWTDADNDGWPDLMLAGEFMPLTLLKNQQGKLAKADCGLQAQKGWWNSLVAGDFDRDGDIDYIAGNLGRNARMRATDTEPVRIYAGDFDNNGFYDAIPTIYIQDTDGKRQEYPMHGRDDLIKQMIVMRKRFPYYKDFSQATIEKLLTPEERQSALVLEANYLQSAYVENKGDGTFVLHPLPVEAQLSPIFGMIADDVDRDGNLDVMLVGNDFGGEVLAGRYDAMNGLFLRGNGRGGFAAQSIASSGFYVPGNAKGLAQLTDQKGRELLVATQNRGRLCVFRNSKSAPAVRLRPLDTAALLTFTDGKKQKVEFTYGSSFLSQSARILFVGSQVKAVEITDSKGKKRQEMNQVKLARR from the coding sequence ATGCACCAACGTTTGCTAGTTATCTTATGTATTGGCCTTATTTCTGCCTCCTGCCAGCTTGGAAAAGACCCACTTTTCAGTTTGCTTCCCGCCAGTGAGACGGGTATTACGTTCTCGAACCGAATTGTTAACAACGACTCCACCAACATTATTGACGTAGAGTATATCTACAATGGTGGCGGAGTTGCTCTGGGTGATTTCAATAACGATGGCCGAACAGATATTTTCTTCACCGGCAACCAGGTTGCCAACCGGCTTTATCTGAACAAAGGCGACTTTAAGTTTACGGATATCACCCAGACCGCCGGTGTTGGCGGGGGCGGCAAATGGTGCTCGGGCGTAGCGCTGGTTGATATCAACAATGATGGCTGGCTCGATATCTATGTAGGGGCAACCCTCAACAAGACGGCCAGTCAGCGACAGAATATGCTGTTCGTTAACCAGGGTGCCAAGAACGGCCAGCCCCCCGTTTTTCGGGAGATGGCGGCCGAATATGGTATTGCCGACGATAGCCACACCACCAATGCGGCTTTTTTCGATTATGACAATGACGGCGACCTCGATCTTTACGTGCTGACCGATAAAATCGACGCGTATCCAAATGTTTACCACAAGAAGATTACCGACGGCTCAGCGTTCAATAGCGATCGACTGTATCAGAACACGTTCGACAGCCGGTTGGGGCACCCGGTTTTTACCGATGTCAGCAAGGTGGCGGGTATCCAGTTGGAAGGGTACGGGCTGGGCCTGAATATCGCCGATATAAACCGGGATGGCTGGAAGGATATTTACGTAACGAATGACTACCTCTCCGACGACAACCTGTTTATCAATAACCGGAACGGTACGTTCTCCGACCAGGCTGCGCAGTATTTCAAACATACCAGCAACACGGCCATGGGTAACGACATTACTGACATCAACAATGATGGCCTGGCCGATGTAATTGCCCTGGACATGATGCCCCGTAACAACCAGCGTAAAAAGATGCTGCTGGGTCCCAACGACTACCAGAACTACCTGAACAACGAAGAGTATCACTTCAACTACCAGTATGTCAGGAATACACTTCAGCTTAACCAGGGCAACCAGCCCGCGGGTAGTTCCCAATCGGCCCATCCGGTTTTTAGTGAGATCAGTCAGCTGGCCGACGTAGCCGAAACAGACTGGAGCTGGACGCCCATGGTTGCCGACTTCGACCACGACGGATACCGGGATTTGCTGGTTACCAACGGTTTTCCGCACGACGTGACCGACCGCGACTTTATGACATTCCGGGTTGAAAGCGGCAACGTGGCCAGTCGGGATTACATGATCAACCAGATTCCGGTGATCAAGATCAGCAACTATGCTTTCCGCAATAACAGTGGTCAGGCAGGGCGTGAGCTGACATTTGAGGATGTGAGCGAAAAATGGGGAATCAACACCCCTTCTTTTTCCAACGGTGCAGCTTATGGTGACCTTGACAACGATGGCGACCTCGACTATGTGGTCAACAATATCAACGACTCGGCCTTTGTTTACCGCAATAACCTTGTCGAGCGTAAACCTAAAGAAGCTAATTATTTGCGGGTGAAGTTTGCCGGACCCGACCAGAACCGTATGGGGCTGGGAGCCATTGTGGAACTCTCCTACCGAAGCGACAAACCCCAGCAACAGATTTACGAGCATAGCCCCTACCGAGGGTACCTCTCCACGGTAGAGCCCATTGCCCATTTCGGTTTGGGAGCCGTAGCTACCATCAACGAAGTCCGGATTATCTGGCCCGCGCATGATGGTAAACCAGCCAGCCAGCAGACCCTGCGAAATGTAAAGGTTAACCAGGTTCTGACCGCCGACATTCGCAACGCCCGCGAAGCTGTTACGGGTCCACCCAAACAGCCCGCCAGCCTGTTCCGAGAAGTGACCGACTCTATGAGCATTGCTTTTCAGCACCAGGAGCCGGAGTTCATCGATTTCAACGTACAGAAGCTGTTGCCGCATAAATTCTCTCAGTACGGGCCTGCCGTCTCCGTTGGCGACGTGAACGGGGACGGTCTGGACGACCTGTTTCTGGGTGGGTCGCGGTCAGCCAACGGACGATTCATGATCCAGACCGCTACTGGTACGTTCGTGGAGAAAGATCTGTTGCCAGGTCCGCAGTCGACAACCATCGCCAAAGCGCAGGAAGACATGGGGACGCTCCTGTTCGATGCCGATGGGGATGGTGACCTCGACCTGTATATAGCCAGTGGTGGAGTCGAAGGCGATCCAAACACGGCTACGTTTCAGGATCGACTATACATGAATGACGGCAAAGGGGGCTTTCTGCTCACAAAAGACGCGCTCCCGCAAAATATGGTGAGCAAATCCTGCGTGAAAGCAGTGGATATTGACCGGGACGGTGACCTTGACCTGTTCGTTGGCGGGCGCGTTGAGCCAACGAAATACCCTAAGCCCGTGTCCAGCTTTATTCTGCGGAACGACTCTAAACCTGGTGTCATCCGGTTTACCGACGTAACAAAATCCGTTGCACCTGATCTGCAGGCAATTGGGCTGGTTTGCGACGCCCTCTGGACCGATGCCGATAATGACGGCTGGCCTGACCTGATGCTGGCGGGTGAGTTTATGCCACTGACACTGTTGAAAAATCAGCAGGGTAAACTGGCAAAAGCTGATTGCGGCCTTCAGGCACAAAAAGGCTGGTGGAATTCACTGGTTGCCGGCGATTTTGACCGCGACGGTGATATTGATTACATAGCAGGTAACCTTGGCCGGAACGCCCGGATGCGCGCCACGGACACGGAACCCGTTCGTATCTACGCGGGCGACTTCGACAACAACGGTTTCTACGATGCCATTCCCACCATTTACATTCAAGATACCGATGGCAAACGGCAGGAATACCCAATGCACGGGCGCGATGACCTGATCAAGCAGATGATTGTAATGCGAAAACGCTTCCCGTATTATAAAGACTTCAGCCAGGCCACCATCGAAAAACTCCTCACGCCCGAAGAACGCCAGAGCGCCCTCGTACTCGAGGCCAACTACCTGCAGTCGGCCTATGTTGAGAATAAGGGTGATGGTACCTTCGTCCTGCACCCGTTGCCCGTAGAGGCCCAGCTATCCCCCATATTCGGCATGATCGCCGATGACGTGGACCGCGACGGTAATCTGGACGTGATGCTCGTTGGCAATGATTTCGGTGGAGAGGTACTGGCCGGACGTTACGACGCCATGAATGGACTGTTTTTGCGGGGTAACGGGCGGGGTGGCTTTGCGGCTCAGTCCATCGCCAGCAGTGGTTTTTACGTACCGGGCAACGCCAAAGGACTCGCTCAACTGACCGATCAGAAAGGGCGTGAACTGTTGGTAGCTACGCAAAACCGAGGACGGCTGTGCGTATTTCGCAACAGTAAATCAGCTCCGGCCGTACGGCTTCGACCGCTGGACACGGCTGCGTTGCTCACATTTACCGACGGCAAAAAGCAGAAAGTAGAATTCACATACGGCAGTTCCTTCCTATCTCAGTCGGCCCGAATCCTTTTCGTGGGATCGCAGGTAAAAGCCGTTGAAATTACCGATTCGAAAGGCAAAAAGAGACAGGAAATGAATCAGGTTAAGCTAGCCCGCCGGTAA
- a CDS encoding SusC/RagA family TonB-linked outer membrane protein, which translates to MKTRLYQLLTAFLVGMVVLVTSTTVSAQDQRITGVVTGSDGAVPGANVVLKGTTTGTSTDASGAYSLSVRGANPVLVISAIGFKTQEVTVGNQSTVNVTLADDATALNEVVVTGYSTDSKRDNTGAVSTVKARDLAAIPSANVETQLQGRVSGVTVIASGQPGANNTIRVRGFGAFGGNQPLYVIDGVPTGGSGIISPDDIESTTILKDAAAASIYGARAANGVVVITTKKGQRRAQKLTVTYDGLYGITDPGTAPAVLNPQEQADWTWNAIRNKQTALGLPADFSGIASGQYGSGTTPVLPEYIQVGNRFGVTGGVDLAAERLRYNIDNSLGPIYQVTRANKAGTNWYDAITRTAPLLRQTLGFSGGSESGRYYISLSQQQQAGILLNNNFSRYTLRANSDFDILKNKKLRFGENIQATYIDNSGQVGGNAGQNLSQEESDILTAFRMAPIIPIYDEFGGYAGTAAKGFNNPANPVAARDAAKNNRNFNIGLFGNAYLEYDVLPELTVRSSLGGSISNYYNKTTSRNTYENAEGNGRGFQINESAGYSIAWTFTNTAQYKKTFGIHGVDVLVGLEALNTGFGRNLSGAGNNPFSSDPNYASISTSSALGRQSNSDLFNGVNFYSQFARLNYVLMDKYIFTGVVRRDGSSRFGAANRYGVFPAFSAAWRLSGEEFMKNVTWITDLKVRGGWGQMGNSNNVDPNNQYSLFQSNIANSYDLAGTNAGVAPGFFRSRIGNPNAKWETSTTTNIGIDGSFLNGKLDVVLDVWRKDTKDLLFQVPIPGVVGQRATAPSVNIASMRNQGIDLQVITRGKVGGGVGYELNVTGSLLKNQIQSLAPGVPYVDQPLGTNRLQLAATRNAPGQSLASFYGYKVIGLFNSAEEVRSAPTQEGAGVGRFRYADINGDGVINDADRTFLGSPVPKFTGGVNLQLNYKGFDVAAYMYTSLGSKIFNMSKWFTDFYPSFSGAAISARVKDSWTPTNTNTMQPIFEDVSNFSTNQVPNSFYVENGSYLRMQNITIGYTLPTGTLDRIGLSRVRISLAANNLFTVTGYKGLDPGVGGGADQNFGIDVGNYPITRSYNVGLNVGF; encoded by the coding sequence ATGAAAACGAGATTGTACCAGCTTTTAACAGCTTTTTTGGTTGGTATGGTTGTGCTAGTCACTAGTACAACTGTATCAGCGCAGGATCAACGAATCACCGGTGTCGTAACCGGGAGTGATGGTGCAGTACCGGGTGCAAACGTTGTTCTCAAGGGAACAACGACTGGTACTTCTACTGATGCCAGCGGGGCGTATTCGCTCTCCGTTCGGGGCGCAAACCCGGTGCTAGTTATATCGGCCATCGGGTTTAAAACCCAGGAAGTAACCGTAGGCAATCAGAGTACAGTGAACGTGACGCTGGCCGATGATGCTACGGCTCTGAATGAAGTTGTAGTAACGGGTTACTCAACCGACAGCAAGCGTGACAACACGGGGGCTGTGTCGACCGTTAAAGCGCGGGACCTGGCAGCTATCCCATCGGCAAACGTTGAAACGCAGCTTCAGGGCCGGGTTTCGGGCGTTACAGTTATTGCCAGCGGTCAGCCGGGTGCCAACAACACCATCCGGGTACGTGGTTTTGGTGCCTTTGGTGGTAACCAGCCACTCTACGTTATTGATGGCGTTCCTACGGGTGGTAGCGGTATCATCAGTCCCGACGATATCGAATCGACAACCATTCTGAAAGATGCTGCAGCTGCGTCGATCTACGGAGCACGGGCCGCTAACGGTGTTGTCGTTATCACAACCAAGAAAGGCCAGCGTCGCGCTCAGAAGCTGACCGTTACCTATGATGGTCTTTATGGTATTACCGATCCGGGTACGGCACCAGCGGTACTGAATCCACAGGAGCAGGCCGACTGGACCTGGAACGCCATCCGTAACAAGCAAACGGCTCTGGGCCTGCCCGCCGATTTCTCGGGTATTGCCAGTGGTCAATACGGATCGGGTACAACGCCGGTTTTGCCTGAGTACATTCAGGTTGGTAACCGATTTGGCGTAACGGGTGGTGTTGACCTGGCTGCTGAGCGCCTGCGGTACAACATCGACAACTCGCTGGGACCAATTTATCAGGTAACCCGGGCCAACAAAGCCGGTACGAACTGGTACGATGCCATCACCCGCACGGCGCCCCTGCTCCGTCAGACCCTGGGATTCTCGGGTGGTAGTGAAAGCGGTCGGTACTACATCAGCCTCAGCCAGCAGCAGCAGGCTGGTATCCTGTTGAACAACAACTTCAGCCGCTATACACTGCGCGCTAACTCGGATTTCGATATTCTGAAGAACAAAAAACTGCGCTTTGGTGAGAATATCCAGGCTACGTACATCGATAACTCCGGTCAGGTAGGTGGTAATGCCGGTCAGAACCTGTCGCAGGAAGAAAGTGATATCCTGACGGCTTTCCGGATGGCGCCAATCATTCCTATCTATGACGAGTTTGGTGGCTATGCCGGTACGGCAGCAAAAGGATTCAACAACCCGGCCAACCCGGTTGCCGCCAGAGATGCCGCTAAAAACAACCGGAACTTCAACATCGGTCTTTTTGGTAATGCTTATCTGGAATATGACGTACTACCCGAACTGACCGTTCGCAGCAGCCTGGGTGGTTCTATTTCGAACTACTATAACAAAACGACTTCGCGTAATACGTACGAAAACGCTGAAGGAAACGGCCGTGGCTTCCAGATTAACGAAAGCGCGGGTTACAGCATCGCCTGGACGTTCACCAACACCGCACAGTACAAGAAGACGTTCGGTATCCATGGTGTCGATGTACTGGTTGGCCTGGAAGCTCTGAACACGGGCTTTGGCCGGAACCTGAGCGGGGCGGGTAACAACCCATTCTCGAGCGATCCAAACTACGCCAGCATTTCAACGTCGTCGGCGCTGGGTCGTCAGTCGAACAGTGATCTCTTCAACGGCGTGAACTTCTACTCGCAGTTTGCCCGCCTTAACTACGTACTGATGGATAAATATATCTTCACGGGCGTGGTTCGTCGCGATGGTTCGTCGCGCTTTGGTGCTGCAAACCGCTACGGTGTGTTCCCGGCTTTCTCGGCGGCCTGGCGCCTGTCGGGTGAGGAGTTCATGAAGAACGTGACCTGGATTACGGATCTTAAAGTGCGTGGTGGCTGGGGCCAGATGGGTAACTCGAACAACGTAGACCCCAACAACCAGTACAGCCTGTTCCAGTCGAACATTGCGAACTCGTATGACCTTGCCGGTACCAACGCAGGTGTAGCTCCCGGTTTCTTCCGGAGCCGGATCGGTAACCCAAACGCGAAATGGGAAACCAGCACCACGACCAACATTGGTATCGACGGTTCGTTCCTGAACGGTAAACTGGATGTTGTCTTGGACGTATGGCGGAAGGATACTAAGGATCTGTTGTTCCAGGTGCCCATTCCGGGTGTAGTTGGTCAGCGGGCAACGGCACCGTCGGTAAACATTGCCAGCATGCGTAACCAGGGTATCGACCTTCAGGTAATTACGCGTGGTAAAGTAGGCGGTGGCGTTGGCTACGAACTGAACGTAACGGGTAGCTTACTGAAGAACCAGATCCAGTCGCTGGCTCCTGGCGTTCCATATGTTGACCAACCATTAGGTACCAACCGTTTGCAGTTAGCAGCCACGCGGAACGCACCGGGTCAGTCGCTGGCTTCGTTCTACGGCTACAAAGTTATTGGCCTGTTCAACTCAGCTGAAGAAGTACGGAGCGCCCCCACACAGGAAGGTGCCGGCGTTGGCCGGTTCCGGTATGCCGATATCAACGGCGATGGTGTCATCAACGATGCCGACCGTACGTTCCTGGGTAGCCCCGTTCCAAAATTCACGGGTGGTGTAAACCTGCAGCTTAACTACAAAGGGTTTGACGTCGCTGCTTATATGTACACCTCGCTGGGTAGCAAAATCTTCAACATGTCGAAGTGGTTCACCGATTTCTATCCATCGTTCTCGGGTGCTGCTATCAGCGCACGGGTAAAGGATTCCTGGACGCCAACCAACACGAACACGATGCAGCCTATTTTCGAAGATGTATCGAACTTCAGTACCAACCAGGTACCGAACTCGTTCTACGTTGAGAACGGATCATACCTCCGTATGCAGAACATCACGATCGGGTACACCCTGCCAACCGGCACCCTGGACCGGATTGGTCTGAGCCGGGTTCGCATCTCGCTGGCTGCCAACAACCTGTTCACCGTTACGGGCTACAAAGGCCTGGACCCAGGTGTTGGTGGTGGCGCCGACCAGAACTTTGGTATTGACGTGGGTAACTACCCCATTACCCGGAGCTACAATGTTGGTCTGAACGTCGGCTTCTAA
- a CDS encoding RagB/SusD family nutrient uptake outer membrane protein, which yields MKKSIIKGMSLTLLLTAGSIACKDSFLNVAPTGQLVSSLLTTKDGLEGLLVSAYAQLNGRGYSQTASPTNWVYGSIMGGDANKGSDPADFNAITPFETYQITAASAELNARWNALYEGVSRANSVLRTLPSAVPTVTDAIKLRIGSEARFLRALYYFDLKRTFNMVPYVDETVDYGTGVAAVPNNTDIWSKIEADFKYAYDNLPETQEQAGQANKWAAASYLAKTYMYEKKYAEAKALFDLIIASGKTSNGKKYGLVPLYANVFNAANENSEESIFSTQNVANAGSSDAASGDLNLNYPYSGVTGPGCCDFFKPSFDLANSFRTDATGLPLDAAQSNGAYDNAANELKSDYGLLPGDAFTPDTRTVDPRLDHTVGRRGIPYLDWGPFTSAWTRNQAFGGPYSTKKYVYYLAQQSTVGDVSNWTKGWSATNVLLMRYADVLLMAAEAEVEVGSIETARNYVNQVRSRAANPAGFVKTSAGANAANYAVATYPASAFSSKDAARNLVRFERKLELAEEGHRFFDLVRWGIAAPTLNAFLTYEKTKLPNAYAGAAFTAGKNEYLPLPQTQIDLQGSSVLKQNPGY from the coding sequence ATGAAAAAGTCAATCATAAAAGGAATGAGTCTGACACTGCTGTTGACCGCTGGTTCAATAGCCTGTAAGGATTCGTTCCTGAACGTTGCACCGACTGGTCAGTTGGTTAGCTCGCTGCTGACCACGAAAGACGGTCTGGAGGGCCTGTTGGTGAGTGCATACGCCCAGCTTAATGGACGGGGATACTCGCAAACGGCCAGCCCTACCAACTGGGTATATGGCAGTATTATGGGCGGAGACGCCAACAAGGGTTCTGACCCTGCTGACTTCAACGCGATTACTCCTTTCGAAACGTATCAGATCACGGCCGCCAGTGCCGAACTGAATGCCCGCTGGAACGCCCTGTATGAAGGCGTCAGCCGGGCCAACTCGGTACTGCGGACGTTGCCGTCGGCCGTTCCTACGGTAACGGATGCCATCAAACTGCGTATTGGCAGTGAGGCTCGTTTTCTGCGTGCTCTGTATTACTTCGATCTGAAGCGTACGTTCAACATGGTACCGTACGTTGATGAGACTGTTGACTACGGTACCGGTGTTGCCGCTGTTCCTAACAACACGGACATCTGGTCGAAGATTGAAGCGGACTTCAAATACGCATACGATAACCTGCCCGAGACGCAGGAGCAGGCTGGTCAGGCTAACAAGTGGGCGGCTGCTTCGTACCTCGCCAAAACGTACATGTACGAAAAGAAGTATGCTGAGGCAAAAGCGCTCTTTGATCTGATCATTGCCAGCGGTAAGACGTCGAATGGCAAGAAGTACGGTCTGGTTCCACTGTATGCCAACGTATTTAATGCGGCTAACGAAAACAGCGAAGAGTCTATCTTCTCGACGCAGAACGTAGCAAATGCCGGTAGCTCCGATGCCGCATCGGGTGACCTGAACCTGAACTACCCATACAGTGGGGTGACCGGTCCTGGTTGCTGCGACTTTTTCAAGCCGAGCTTTGACCTGGCCAACTCGTTCCGGACAGATGCCACTGGCTTGCCATTGGACGCTGCCCAGTCCAACGGTGCTTATGATAATGCTGCCAATGAGCTGAAGAGCGATTATGGTCTGCTGCCCGGCGATGCCTTTACGCCAGATACCCGCACGGTTGACCCACGCCTTGACCACACCGTTGGTCGCCGGGGTATTCCGTATCTGGACTGGGGTCCGTTCACCAGCGCATGGACGCGTAACCAGGCCTTCGGTGGTCCGTACTCGACCAAGAAATATGTGTATTATCTGGCTCAACAAAGCACCGTAGGTGATGTATCCAACTGGACGAAAGGTTGGTCGGCAACCAACGTATTGCTGATGCGCTACGCCGATGTGCTGCTGATGGCGGCTGAAGCTGAAGTAGAAGTGGGTAGCATTGAAACCGCCCGTAACTACGTTAATCAGGTTCGTAGCCGGGCTGCTAACCCAGCTGGATTTGTGAAAACGTCAGCGGGTGCCAACGCGGCAAACTATGCCGTTGCGACGTACCCTGCTTCGGCATTCTCCTCGAAAGATGCAGCCCGTAACCTTGTTCGTTTCGAGCGTAAGCTGGAACTAGCCGAAGAAGGTCACCGCTTCTTTGACCTGGTACGCTGGGGCATTGCAGCACCAACGCTGAACGCGTTCCTGACCTATGAGAAGACGAAGCTCCCGAACGCCTATGCAGGTGCTGCGTTCACAGCCGGCAAGAACGAATACCTGCCGCTTCCACAAACGCAGATCGACTTGCAGGGTTCGTCTGTTCTCAAGCAGAACCCGGGCTACTAA